The Streptomyces sp. CC0208 genome window below encodes:
- a CDS encoding universal stress protein — protein sequence MSMDLPVVVGVDGSEPSLRAVDWASDEAVLRSVPLRIVNACLWERYEGSALAHDLGKPAGGVLPQDLVRDAVRRAGTRHPDLKVTSEVVFEEPEYALVRESRNACALVTGTRGRGGMTEALLGSVSLTVAGHAHCPMIVVRGNHDNQARSGRHGRIVVGVGEKTTLDFAFEEARRRAVPVEAVRAWRCPAHESTDHPLLAGEPARLHAQQAVEALDAALQDAPADVELRRRTVEGPARTVLVEASHHADLLILGARRHPRQFGLQLGRVAHGVLHHSACPVAIVPEQA from the coding sequence ATGTCGATGGATCTCCCGGTGGTCGTCGGTGTCGACGGCTCCGAGCCGAGTCTGCGGGCCGTCGACTGGGCGTCCGACGAGGCCGTCCTTAGGAGCGTGCCGCTGCGGATCGTGAACGCATGCCTGTGGGAACGCTACGAGGGGTCCGCTCTCGCCCACGACCTCGGCAAACCCGCCGGAGGGGTGCTGCCGCAGGACCTCGTCCGGGATGCCGTCCGGCGCGCCGGCACCCGCCACCCAGACCTGAAGGTGACCTCGGAGGTCGTCTTCGAGGAGCCCGAGTACGCACTGGTCCGCGAGAGCCGCAACGCCTGCGCACTGGTGACCGGCACCCGCGGCCGCGGCGGCATGACCGAGGCCCTGCTGGGCTCCGTGAGCCTGACCGTGGCCGGCCACGCGCACTGTCCGATGATCGTCGTCCGGGGCAACCACGACAACCAGGCCCGGTCCGGACGGCACGGCCGCATCGTCGTCGGGGTAGGCGAGAAGACGACCCTGGACTTCGCCTTCGAGGAGGCGCGGCGGCGCGCGGTGCCGGTGGAAGCCGTACGGGCCTGGCGGTGCCCCGCGCACGAGAGCACCGACCACCCGCTGCTCGCCGGGGAGCCCGCCCGGCTGCACGCACAGCAAGCCGTCGAGGCCCTGGACGCGGCACTCCAGGACGCCCCCGCCGATGTCGAACTGCGCCGCCGCACCGTCGAGGGTCCCGCCCGGACCGTGCTGGTGGAGGCCTCGCACCACGCCGACCTCCTGATCCTGGGGGCCAGGCGCCATCCACGGCAGTTCGGGCTCCAGCTGGGCCGGGTGGCCCATGGGGTACTGCACCACTCCGCCTGCCCGGTCGCGATCGTGCCCGAACAGGCGTGA
- a CDS encoding phosphoketolase family protein, translated as MPKAEHLDATALSVLSDDELRTLDAHWRAANYLAAGQIYLMANPLLTEPLKPEHIKPRLLGHWGTSPGLNLVYTHLNRVIKARGLDALCVWGPGHGGPSVLANSWLEGSYSETYPDVSRDAQGMERLFRQFSFPGGVPSHVAPETPGSIHEGGELGYSLAHAYGAAFDNPDLLVACVIGDGEAETGPLAAAWHSNKFLDPVHDGAVLPILHLNGYKIANPSVLSRLPESELDELMRGYGHEPIHVTGDDPLQVHRAMAAAFDDALERIAVMQSSAREEGVSGRVHWPMIVLRTPKGWTGPAEVDGVPVEGTWRAHQVPLAGVRENPEHLRQLEAWLRSYHPEKLFDADGRPVADVLACVPEGVRRLGSSPYANGGLLVRDLPIPSLDHFAVPVDKPGTTLHEPTRILGDLLEKVMHDTSASRDFRVVGPDETASNRLQAVFNASGKAWQVEHLPVDEHLDRHGRVLEILSEHTCQGWLEGYLLTGRHGLFSCYEAFVHIVDSMVNQHIKWLKTSRELAWRAPIASLNYLLTSHVWRQDHNGFSHQDPGFVDHVLNKSPEVVRVYLPPDANTLLSVADHALHSRDYVNVIVAGKQPCFDWLSMDQAKAHCARGAGIWDWAGTENGGEPDVVLACAGDVPTQEVLAAAQLLRRHLPQLAVRVVNVVDMTRLLPREEHPHGMSDFEYDGLFTTDKPVIFAYHGYPWLIHRLAYRRTGHANLHVRGYKESGTTTTPFDMVVRNDLDRYRLVMDVIDRVPGLAVRAAAVRQEMADARTRHHAWIREHGTDLPEVADWAWNA; from the coding sequence ATGCCCAAGGCCGAACACCTGGACGCCACCGCTCTGTCGGTACTCTCCGACGACGAACTGCGCACTCTGGACGCCCACTGGCGGGCCGCCAACTACCTGGCCGCCGGACAGATCTACCTGATGGCGAACCCGCTGCTGACCGAGCCCCTGAAGCCGGAGCACATCAAGCCGCGGCTGCTCGGCCACTGGGGCACCTCCCCGGGACTGAACCTCGTGTACACACACCTCAACCGGGTGATCAAGGCACGGGGGCTCGACGCGCTGTGCGTGTGGGGTCCGGGGCACGGCGGGCCGTCCGTGCTCGCGAACTCCTGGCTGGAGGGCAGCTACAGCGAGACCTACCCGGACGTCTCCCGGGACGCCCAGGGGATGGAGCGACTGTTCCGACAGTTCTCCTTCCCAGGTGGCGTGCCAAGCCACGTCGCCCCGGAGACCCCGGGCTCGATCCACGAGGGCGGCGAGCTCGGATATTCGCTCGCCCACGCGTACGGGGCCGCCTTCGACAACCCGGACTTGCTGGTCGCCTGTGTGATCGGGGACGGCGAGGCGGAGACCGGACCGCTGGCGGCTGCCTGGCACTCCAACAAGTTCCTGGACCCGGTGCACGACGGGGCTGTCCTCCCGATCCTCCACCTCAACGGCTACAAGATCGCCAACCCGTCCGTGCTCTCCCGCCTGCCCGAGTCCGAACTCGACGAGCTGATGCGGGGTTACGGCCACGAGCCGATCCACGTGACCGGCGACGATCCGCTCCAGGTGCACCGGGCCATGGCCGCCGCGTTCGACGACGCGCTGGAGCGCATCGCCGTGATGCAGTCCAGCGCCCGCGAGGAGGGCGTCTCCGGCCGCGTGCACTGGCCCATGATCGTGCTGCGCACCCCGAAGGGCTGGACCGGCCCCGCGGAGGTGGACGGTGTCCCCGTCGAGGGCACTTGGCGCGCGCACCAGGTCCCGCTGGCGGGCGTGCGCGAAAACCCGGAGCATTTGCGGCAGTTGGAGGCCTGGCTGCGGTCGTACCACCCTGAGAAGCTGTTCGACGCCGACGGCCGGCCCGTCGCGGACGTCCTCGCCTGCGTGCCCGAAGGCGTCAGGCGTCTCGGTTCCAGCCCGTATGCGAACGGCGGCCTGCTGGTACGCGACCTGCCGATCCCGTCCCTCGACCATTTCGCCGTACCTGTGGACAAGCCGGGTACCACCCTGCACGAGCCCACCCGGATCCTCGGCGACCTCCTCGAAAAGGTCATGCACGACACCTCGGCAAGCCGCGACTTCCGGGTCGTCGGACCCGACGAAACCGCCTCCAACCGACTGCAGGCCGTCTTCAACGCCAGTGGCAAGGCCTGGCAGGTCGAGCACCTGCCGGTGGACGAGCACCTGGACCGGCACGGCCGGGTCCTGGAGATCCTCTCCGAGCACACCTGTCAGGGCTGGCTGGAGGGCTATCTGCTGACCGGCCGGCACGGACTGTTCTCCTGCTACGAGGCCTTCGTGCACATCGTCGACTCGATGGTCAACCAGCACATCAAGTGGCTGAAGACGTCCAGGGAACTGGCGTGGCGTGCTCCGATCGCCTCCCTCAACTACCTGCTGACGTCGCATGTGTGGCGACAGGACCACAACGGCTTCTCCCACCAGGACCCCGGCTTCGTCGACCACGTCCTCAACAAGAGCCCCGAGGTCGTCCGTGTCTACCTGCCGCCGGACGCCAACACGTTGCTGTCGGTGGCCGACCACGCGCTGCACAGCCGGGACTACGTCAACGTGATCGTGGCCGGCAAGCAGCCCTGCTTCGACTGGCTGTCCATGGACCAGGCGAAGGCGCACTGCGCCCGCGGCGCCGGGATCTGGGACTGGGCGGGAACCGAGAACGGCGGCGAACCGGACGTGGTGCTCGCCTGCGCCGGCGACGTGCCCACCCAGGAGGTGCTGGCCGCCGCGCAGTTGCTGCGTCGCCACCTGCCGCAGCTCGCCGTCCGTGTGGTCAACGTCGTCGACATGACCAGGCTGCTGCCGCGCGAGGAACACCCGCACGGGATGAGCGACTTCGAGTACGACGGCCTGTTCACCACCGACAAGCCGGTCATCTTCGCCTACCACGGCTACCCCTGGCTCATCCACCGCCTCGCGTACCGCCGCACCGGTCACGCCAACCTGCACGTACGCGGCTACAAGGAGTCCGGGACCACGACCACACCTTTCGACATGGTCGTCCGCAACGACCTCGATCGCTACCGCCTGGTCATGGACGTCATCGACCGCGTCCCCGGACTCGCCGTCCGCGCCGCCGCCGTACGACAGGAGATGGCCGACGCCCGCACCCGGCACCATGCCTGGATCCGCGAACACGGCACCGACCTGCCCGAGGTCGCCGACTGGGCCTGGAACGCCTGA
- the gap gene encoding type I glyceraldehyde-3-phosphate dehydrogenase: protein MTVRIGINGFGRIGRTYLRAALDRAEAGIQDVEVVAINDITSPATLAHLLEYDSTFGHIGREVLHDDSSITVDGRRIAVSAERDPAALHWSDYGADIVVESTGRFRDRDAAALHLKAGAHTVLLSAPGKNADATIVMGVNDTTYDRSQDRVISAASCTTNCVAPMVKVLHETFGIDRGMMTTIHGYTNDQALIDSPHKDLRRARSAALSIIPTSTGAARAVGLVLPELAGALDGIAVRVPVEDGSLTDLAVVLRREATVDEINEAFTAAAEGPLHGILRVSKAPIVSRDVIGDPSSCIFDPVLTQANGTLVKVFGWYDNEWGYTNRLLDLTALVADD, encoded by the coding sequence ATGACCGTACGTATCGGCATCAACGGCTTCGGTCGCATCGGCCGCACCTATCTCCGCGCGGCACTCGACCGCGCCGAAGCGGGCATCCAGGACGTCGAGGTGGTCGCCATCAACGACATCACCTCGCCCGCCACCCTGGCCCACCTCCTGGAGTACGACTCCACGTTCGGACACATCGGACGCGAGGTCCTCCACGACGACAGCTCGATCACCGTCGACGGCAGGCGCATCGCCGTCAGCGCCGAACGCGACCCGGCCGCCCTGCACTGGTCCGACTACGGCGCCGACATCGTGGTCGAGTCCACCGGCCGCTTCCGCGACCGCGACGCGGCCGCCCTGCACCTGAAGGCCGGCGCTCACACCGTGCTGCTGTCCGCGCCCGGCAAGAACGCGGACGCCACCATCGTGATGGGCGTCAACGACACGACGTACGACCGCAGCCAGGACCGGGTCATCTCGGCCGCCTCCTGCACCACCAACTGCGTCGCCCCCATGGTGAAGGTGCTGCACGAGACCTTCGGCATCGACCGCGGCATGATGACCACCATCCACGGCTACACCAACGACCAGGCCCTGATCGACAGCCCGCACAAGGACCTGCGCCGGGCACGCTCGGCAGCGCTCAGCATCATCCCGACCAGTACGGGCGCCGCGCGCGCCGTCGGGCTCGTGCTGCCGGAGCTGGCCGGGGCGCTGGACGGGATCGCGGTCCGTGTTCCGGTCGAGGACGGTTCCCTCACCGACCTCGCCGTCGTCCTGCGCCGCGAAGCGACGGTGGACGAGATCAATGAAGCGTTCACCGCGGCCGCCGAGGGACCGCTGCACGGCATCCTCCGGGTGTCGAAGGCGCCCATCGTGTCCCGCGACGTCATCGGCGATCCCTCCTCCTGCATCTTCGACCCGGTCCTCACCCAGGCCAACGGCACGCTCGTCAAGGTCTTCGGCTGGTACGACAACGAGTGGGGCTACACCAACCGGCTGCTCGACCTCACGGCCCTCGTCGCCGACGACTGA
- a CDS encoding GNAT family N-acetyltransferase, protein MTDDVLNRSPVHALLADGTTVCIRPVVPGDHDQLEGLYEEMSPENLRLRFFAASRRSAALAADRACAPARSGYRALLAETQGRVIGLAEYDTGDDKDAAEISIAVADGLHHRGVGTLLVEHLVSAARADGITTFTADALSENHEVLRLFADLGLRTARHFEGPEVRCTVALDEDDAYLSAVESRGRSADVASLQPVLRPKAVAVVGAGRTPGSVGRAILHHLHTGGYAGRLFAVNPAAHSILGVPCHPAISSLPRTPDLAVLAVPAAAIPATAEECGKAGVRALLVVTAGLDADQARALLSACRTHGMRLVGPNCLGISNTDPELSLDATFAADHPRPGTAGVAVQSGGVGIALLDGLSRLGIGVSSFVSLGDKYDVSGNDMLQWWESDGRTDLALLHLESFGNPRAFSRTARRVTRRMPVLTVDAGRTDAGRRAAASHTAAAATPTMTRQALFTQAGITPTRSVGELLETAALLHSQPLPEGSRVAVVTNAGGAGVLAADACAEAGLVLPPFTPAVIDGLLAVLPDGASIGNPVDATAAVTEEQLGDCVDRLMASAGIDAVLVALVPTAVAEATGDDLVRALTRAPGHRARPIAVVRLGQALPVELLPAADGATIPSYAEPHAAARAFAHAARRAAWLARPAGTVPEVPGVDTRRAHTIVDDHLRAHPDGGRLDPRTCAALLSCYGIPQIPWGWAETEEDAVLAADRLRGFDGRVVMKAHWPGLVHKTQQHAVHLDLRGDSQVRSAFRDLETRFAGLMTGVVVQPLAARGTELFAGVVQDEVFGPLVMFGLGGTATEVLADHAARLAPLSDHDVHDLITSPRCAPLLFGVHGSAPVDLEALEHLLLRLSRMAADLPQLAEADFNPVLAAAGQVTVLDARVRLLPRRPYDPYLRRLR, encoded by the coding sequence ATGACGGACGACGTGCTCAACCGATCCCCGGTCCACGCCCTGCTCGCGGACGGCACCACCGTGTGCATCCGCCCCGTGGTGCCCGGAGACCACGATCAGCTGGAAGGGCTCTACGAGGAGATGTCCCCGGAGAACCTGCGGCTCAGGTTCTTCGCGGCGAGCCGCCGGTCGGCCGCCCTGGCCGCCGACCGCGCCTGTGCGCCGGCCCGATCCGGCTACCGCGCCCTGCTGGCGGAGACCCAGGGCCGGGTCATCGGCCTCGCCGAGTACGACACGGGCGACGACAAGGACGCCGCTGAGATCTCCATCGCCGTGGCCGATGGGCTGCACCACCGGGGTGTGGGCACCCTGCTCGTCGAGCACCTGGTTTCCGCGGCCCGCGCGGACGGCATCACCACCTTCACCGCAGACGCGCTCAGCGAGAACCACGAGGTGCTCCGGCTCTTCGCCGACCTCGGTCTGCGCACCGCCCGGCACTTCGAGGGCCCGGAGGTGCGCTGCACGGTCGCGCTCGACGAGGACGACGCCTATCTGTCGGCCGTGGAGTCCCGCGGCCGCTCCGCCGACGTGGCCAGTCTCCAGCCCGTGCTGCGGCCGAAGGCCGTTGCGGTCGTCGGCGCCGGACGCACACCCGGGTCTGTCGGCCGGGCGATCCTCCACCATCTGCACACCGGTGGCTACGCCGGCCGTCTGTTCGCGGTGAACCCGGCGGCGCACTCGATCCTGGGGGTGCCGTGTCACCCGGCGATCAGCTCCCTTCCCAGGACTCCCGACCTCGCGGTGCTCGCCGTACCCGCCGCCGCGATCCCGGCGACCGCCGAGGAATGCGGCAAGGCGGGCGTACGAGCCCTCCTGGTCGTCACCGCGGGGCTGGACGCCGACCAGGCCCGGGCACTGCTGTCCGCCTGCCGTACCCACGGCATGCGTCTCGTCGGGCCGAACTGCCTGGGTATCTCCAACACCGACCCCGAACTGAGCCTGGACGCCACGTTCGCGGCGGATCACCCGCGCCCCGGCACGGCGGGAGTCGCCGTGCAGTCCGGTGGTGTCGGCATCGCCCTGTTGGACGGGCTGTCCCGGCTCGGTATCGGCGTCTCCTCGTTCGTCTCCCTCGGCGACAAGTACGACGTCAGCGGCAACGACATGCTCCAGTGGTGGGAGAGCGACGGCCGCACCGACCTTGCTCTACTGCACCTGGAGTCCTTCGGTAATCCGCGTGCCTTCTCACGTACCGCCCGCCGGGTGACCCGCCGGATGCCGGTGCTCACCGTCGACGCCGGCCGCACGGATGCCGGACGCCGTGCCGCCGCCTCGCACACCGCGGCCGCCGCGACGCCCACCATGACCCGCCAGGCCCTGTTCACCCAGGCCGGGATCACCCCGACCCGCTCGGTCGGTGAACTCCTCGAAACCGCCGCCCTGTTGCACTCCCAGCCGCTGCCGGAGGGCTCACGGGTCGCCGTCGTCACCAATGCCGGCGGCGCCGGAGTCCTGGCGGCGGACGCCTGCGCGGAGGCCGGGCTCGTCCTGCCTCCGTTCACCCCCGCAGTGATCGACGGACTCCTCGCCGTACTCCCCGACGGCGCCTCGATCGGCAACCCCGTCGACGCCACCGCCGCGGTGACGGAGGAACAGCTCGGCGACTGCGTGGACCGGCTCATGGCAAGTGCGGGCATCGACGCCGTACTGGTGGCACTGGTCCCCACCGCGGTTGCCGAGGCGACCGGCGACGACCTGGTACGGGCACTCACCCGAGCACCCGGACACAGGGCCCGGCCGATCGCCGTCGTACGCCTGGGACAGGCCCTGCCGGTCGAGCTGCTGCCCGCAGCGGACGGCGCCACCATCCCCTCGTACGCCGAACCGCACGCTGCTGCCCGTGCATTCGCCCACGCCGCCCGTCGCGCTGCCTGGCTCGCCCGTCCTGCGGGCACCGTGCCCGAGGTCCCGGGCGTCGACACCCGGCGTGCGCACACCATCGTCGATGACCATCTGCGGGCGCATCCGGACGGCGGCCGGCTCGACCCGCGCACCTGCGCCGCGCTCCTGTCCTGCTACGGCATCCCCCAGATTCCCTGGGGCTGGGCGGAGACCGAGGAGGACGCCGTTCTCGCGGCCGACCGGCTGCGCGGCTTCGACGGCCGGGTGGTCATGAAGGCCCATTGGCCAGGGCTCGTGCACAAGACGCAGCAGCACGCGGTCCACCTCGACCTGCGGGGTGACTCTCAAGTTCGGTCCGCGTTCCGCGACCTGGAGACGCGGTTCGCCGGGCTGATGACCGGGGTGGTCGTACAGCCGCTCGCCGCCCGCGGCACCGAACTGTTCGCGGGTGTCGTCCAGGACGAGGTCTTCGGGCCACTGGTCATGTTCGGCCTCGGCGGTACGGCCACCGAAGTGCTCGCGGACCACGCGGCCCGGCTCGCCCCCCTCTCCGACCACGACGTGCACGACCTGATCACATCCCCGCGCTGTGCCCCCCTGCTGTTCGGCGTGCACGGCAGCGCCCCTGTCGACCTCGAAGCTCTGGAACACCTGCTGCTGCGGCTGTCGCGGATGGCCGCAGATCTGCCGCAGCTCGCGGAGGCCGACTTCAACCCGGTCCTCGCGGCTGCGGGTCAGGTCACCGTGCTCGACGCACGTGTCCGCCTGCTGCCGCGCCGGCCCTACGACCCCTATCTGCGCCGACTTCGCTGA
- a CDS encoding CBS domain-containing protein produces MKHDKVGSVMTSDVVRATYGTPFKEVARLLADHRISGLPVVDEDDKVIGVISETDLVVRQAATPDPFGPPRRRWLPALTRSARQQAAKVEARTAGRLMTEPPVTVHADDSIVEAARTMAQRCVERLPVLDEEHRLVGIVTRRDLLQVFLRPDPEIREQVVQEVLIRALWVPPRSIDASVAEGVVILTGQMERKSETEIAVSMTRQIDGVVAVVDKLTWLLDDERLQPDEQALHGVADDWLRKL; encoded by the coding sequence ATGAAGCACGACAAGGTCGGTTCCGTGATGACGAGTGATGTCGTCCGGGCCACGTACGGGACCCCGTTCAAGGAGGTGGCGCGGCTGCTCGCCGACCACCGGATCAGCGGACTTCCGGTCGTCGACGAGGACGACAAGGTGATCGGCGTCATCTCCGAAACGGACCTCGTGGTGCGCCAGGCGGCCACCCCTGATCCCTTCGGCCCCCCGCGCCGTCGGTGGCTCCCCGCGCTGACGCGCAGTGCCCGGCAGCAGGCCGCGAAGGTCGAGGCGCGTACGGCCGGCCGGCTGATGACCGAGCCGCCGGTCACCGTGCACGCCGACGACAGCATCGTCGAGGCCGCCCGGACGATGGCCCAGCGGTGCGTGGAGCGGCTGCCCGTCCTCGACGAGGAACACCGGCTCGTCGGCATCGTCACCCGCCGCGACCTGCTCCAGGTCTTTCTGCGGCCGGACCCGGAGATCCGCGAACAGGTCGTCCAGGAGGTGCTGATTCGCGCCTTGTGGGTGCCGCCCCGCAGCATCGACGCCTCCGTGGCGGAAGGGGTCGTCATCCTCACCGGCCAGATGGAGCGCAAGAGCGAAACGGAGATCGCCGTCTCCATGACCCGACAGATCGACGGCGTGGTCGCCGTGGTCGACAAACTCACCTGGCTCCTGGACGACGAACGGCTCCAGCCCGACGAACAGGCACTGCACGGTGTGGCCGACGACTGGCTGCGCAAGCTGTGA
- a CDS encoding flavodoxin domain-containing protein has translation MTGKTGKVLVTYGTTNGSTAQIAEAIAEVLRKDGLTVEALPARSVTSVSPYDAVVVGGGLYAGRWHKDARRFVRRHHRGLAERPLWLFSSGPLDASAAERDIPPVPGVRKAMTELDANEHVTFGGCLEEGAKGWVARMILRSGKGGDFRDFTQIETWAGRIAGESTARET, from the coding sequence ATGACCGGCAAGACAGGCAAGGTGCTGGTGACCTACGGAACGACGAACGGGTCGACCGCACAGATAGCCGAAGCCATCGCCGAGGTCCTGCGCAAGGACGGTCTGACAGTGGAGGCACTGCCCGCCCGCTCCGTGACGAGCGTGTCCCCGTACGACGCCGTCGTGGTCGGCGGCGGCCTGTACGCCGGACGCTGGCACAAGGACGCCCGCCGCTTCGTCCGTCGCCACCACCGAGGTCTCGCCGAACGCCCGCTCTGGCTCTTCAGCAGCGGGCCGCTCGACGCCTCGGCCGCCGAGCGGGACATCCCGCCCGTGCCCGGCGTGCGGAAGGCCATGACGGAGCTGGACGCGAACGAACACGTCACCTTCGGCGGCTGCCTCGAGGAAGGTGCGAAGGGATGGGTGGCCAGGATGATCCTGCGCTCCGGAAAGGGCGGAGACTTCCGGGACTTCACCCAGATCGAGACCTGGGCAGGGCGCATAGCAGGCGAGTCGACGGCACGTGAGACGTGA
- a CDS encoding universal stress protein, which yields MEHVIVARTDRPERAGAVVRWAEREASLRGLPLRVLGDSRSEIPDGTKLLVVGTSDVGLGDFACPVVFVPTAPFPERPGAEVVLAVNVREPAEAAVDFAFDAARVRGVRLRAVHAWRFPSCAAELPFGVPEEDRGAWEDHEVQLLADVLRPWRKKYPQVPVLEDVRLLPPAQALLQRSASAGLVVVGRRPGGAPGAVTRVLPRESLCPVAVVPA from the coding sequence ATGGAGCACGTCATCGTTGCCCGCACCGACCGCCCGGAACGTGCAGGGGCAGTGGTCCGATGGGCGGAGCGGGAGGCGTCGCTGCGTGGCCTGCCGCTGAGGGTGCTCGGCGACTCGCGGTCAGAGATCCCGGACGGGACGAAGCTTCTCGTGGTCGGCACCTCGGATGTCGGCCTGGGGGACTTCGCATGTCCTGTCGTCTTCGTACCGACCGCTCCCTTTCCCGAGCGTCCCGGCGCCGAGGTCGTGCTCGCCGTGAACGTCCGCGAACCCGCTGAGGCGGCCGTCGACTTCGCCTTCGACGCCGCCCGGGTGCGGGGCGTACGGCTGCGGGCGGTGCACGCCTGGCGATTCCCCTCCTGCGCGGCTGAACTGCCCTTCGGCGTACCGGAGGAGGACCGCGGGGCCTGGGAGGACCACGAGGTGCAACTGCTGGCCGACGTACTGCGGCCGTGGCGGAAGAAGTACCCGCAGGTGCCCGTGCTGGAAGACGTCCGGCTGCTGCCTCCGGCGCAGGCCCTGCTCCAACGGTCCGCGAGCGCCGGGCTGGTGGTCGTGGGCCGGCGGCCCGGCGGCGCACCAGGAGCGGTCACGCGGGTGCTCCCGCGGGAGTCCCTGTGCCCTGTCGCCGTCGTGCCCGCATAG
- a CDS encoding STAS domain-containing protein — translation MSEKRTRPAPPISVRTSDGTTVVTLYGEIDLVTAIPLASGLDALSSGPHPDLVLDLRPVSFIDCSGLSVLCRTWNRVRARQGRLRLVTEDGGFLRVLRAAGLGGVFEVGTHLAPPGAERPCSRPGTGPERPRDAVFSAHVTVRPGLPPSRE, via the coding sequence ATGTCCGAAAAGCGCACGAGGCCCGCACCGCCCATCTCGGTCCGTACGAGCGACGGAACGACCGTCGTGACGCTGTACGGCGAGATCGATCTCGTGACGGCGATACCGCTGGCATCCGGCCTCGACGCCCTGTCCTCGGGCCCGCACCCGGACCTGGTGCTCGACCTGCGCCCCGTTTCCTTCATCGACTGCTCCGGCCTGAGCGTCCTGTGCCGGACCTGGAACCGGGTCCGGGCGCGGCAGGGCAGGCTCCGGCTCGTCACCGAGGACGGCGGTTTCCTGCGGGTTCTCCGCGCTGCCGGCCTTGGCGGGGTGTTCGAGGTGGGCACCCACCTGGCGCCTCCCGGGGCCGAACGGCCCTGCTCCCGGCCGGGAACCGGTCCCGAGCGGCCCCGCGATGCCGTCTTCTCGGCCCATGTGACCGTCCGCCCAGGACTGCCACCTTCGAGGGAGTGA
- a CDS encoding zinc-dependent alcohol dehydrogenase family protein — protein MKGYVFHGAGQSAWEEVPDPAIKEPTDAIVRVRAVTICGTDLHILKGDVPEVPPGTVLGHEAVGEIVETGSDVRTVRPGDQVLVSCISACGRCAHCRRTMYGQCRGGGGWILGHLIDGTQAEYVRVPHADLSVHPLPAAMDSKEAVLLADIFPTSYEVGVLNGHVRPGDTVAVVGAGPIGLAAIATARLFTPERIVAVDLAPSRLEAARKLGADAVADAREAPEQLIADLTDGLGADVVIEAVGVPESFELCTRMVRPGGHVANVGVHGKPATLHLEDLWIKNITITTGLVDTYSTPTLLRMAAAGRLPTAQLVTHTFPLDHMEEAYDVFARAGDTGALKVVLGEEQHDAVAVRAV, from the coding sequence ATGAAAGGCTACGTGTTCCACGGCGCGGGACAGTCGGCCTGGGAAGAGGTCCCGGACCCGGCCATCAAGGAGCCCACCGACGCGATCGTGCGCGTCCGCGCCGTCACCATCTGCGGCACGGACCTGCACATCCTCAAGGGCGACGTCCCCGAGGTGCCTCCCGGCACCGTGCTGGGGCACGAGGCGGTCGGCGAGATCGTCGAGACCGGCAGCGACGTCCGGACCGTGCGGCCGGGGGACCAGGTCCTGGTCTCCTGCATCAGCGCGTGCGGACGGTGCGCCCACTGCCGTCGGACGATGTACGGCCAGTGCCGGGGCGGCGGAGGCTGGATCCTGGGCCACCTGATCGACGGCACCCAGGCCGAGTACGTCCGCGTCCCTCACGCCGACCTGTCCGTGCACCCCCTGCCCGCCGCCATGGACAGCAAGGAGGCCGTCCTGCTGGCCGACATCTTCCCGACCTCCTACGAGGTGGGCGTGCTCAACGGACACGTGCGTCCCGGAGACACCGTGGCCGTCGTCGGCGCCGGTCCCATCGGACTGGCGGCGATCGCGACCGCCCGGCTGTTCACCCCCGAACGGATCGTCGCGGTGGACCTGGCCCCCTCCCGGCTGGAGGCCGCCAGGAAGCTTGGCGCCGACGCGGTGGCCGACGCCCGGGAGGCTCCGGAACAGCTGATCGCCGACCTCACCGACGGGCTCGGCGCGGACGTCGTCATCGAGGCCGTGGGCGTGCCGGAGAGCTTCGAACTGTGCACCCGCATGGTCCGGCCCGGCGGCCACGTCGCCAACGTCGGCGTGCACGGCAAGCCGGCCACCCTGCACCTCGAAGACCTGTGGATCAAGAACATCACGATCACCACCGGTCTCGTCGACACCTACTCCACCCCCACCCTGCTGCGCATGGCCGCCGCCGGACGGCTGCCCACCGCACAGCTGGTCACCCACACCTTCCCGCTCGACCACATGGAGGAGGCGTACGACGTCTTCGCCCGCGCCGGCGACACCGGCGCCCTCAAGGTCGTGCTCGGCGAGGAGCAGCACGATGCCGTCGCCGTGCGCGCGGTCTGA